CGCCAGCCGCGTGCACCGGACACGCCGCGATACAAGCCCAACGCATGACGCGTGACGGCTCCAAGGAACGTCCCTCGCGCAAGCTCCGTCGCGCAATAGTCGATGAGCGCCGCCTCCATCTCCTCGCGCGACTTGGCGGGATCGCCACCGTAGAAGCGAGCGTCGACTTCCGCCAGCACGAAAGGATTGTGGTAAGCCTCGCGGCCCAGCATCACGCCATCGACGTGCTGCAGGTGCAGTTCCACTTCGTCGAGCGTCTTGATTCCGCCGTTGATGATGATCTCGAGCGACGGAAAGTCTCGCTTGAGTCGATAGGCGTAGTCGTACTTCAAAGGCGGAATCTCGCGATTTTCCTTCGGCGACAAGCCCTTCAAAATCGCATTGCGCGCGTGAACGATGAAAACCTCGCACCCCGCTTCCGCGATCGTCCCGACGAAATCCCGCACGAATGAGTAGTCTTCGACGGCATCGACGCCAATGCGATGCTTGACCGTCACAGGCACAGAGACTGCGTCGCGCATCGCGCGCACGCAGTCGGCGACGAGTTGCGGCTCGTTCATCAGGCAGGCGCCGAACGCCCCACGCTGCACACGCTCGGACGGGCACCCGCAGTTGAGGTTGATTTCGTCGTAGCCCCACTGCTCGCCGAGCTTGGCGGCGCGTGCAAGATCGCCGGGCTCGCTGCCGCCAAGCTGCAGCGCGACGGGCGCCTCCTCGGCGGTGAATGCGAGGTGGCGCGCGACGTCGCCGAACAGCAACGCACCCGTCGTCACCATCTCCGTATAAAGCCATGTGTGGCGCGAGATGAGCCGATGGAAATAGCGACAGTGGCGATCGGTCCAGTCCATCATAGGCGCGACCGACACGCGGCGAGGACTGGCTTGGGGATGTAGCGGCATAGCGGAAAGGACAAACGGCAAGCTCGCAATTTTACCGCAATGCCAAGGTCCGCGACGACGCGAGCAATCCGCGCCTGTCCCAGGCATTCGAACTGTCGGTGCGGCGGAGCAGCCAGGTCGCAGCCCGAATCGCCGGCCCACCCCGCCGCACGCTCGGCACTGCCGGCACGCCGGCCGCGACGTCAATCGAAGTCGAGCGATCGCTCGGCAAGTAGGTCAGCGGATAGAATGGAGGCCGCGCGAAACCCAGCGGCGCGTGAGAATGGGCTGCCGTGCCTGCCGTGCCTGCTATAAGGAGCTTTGGTCAATGAGCGACGGAATATCCCGTCAGCGCCTCGCCGGGCGCGTTCTTCTCGTTTTACTGCTGTCGATGCTCGCCGGGTGCAGCACGTGGTTTGCGCGACCGCCCGCACCGCAGCCCGAACAACCGCCCCCCGAGCCGGCGCCTGCCGAAGAGGCACCGCCGGCGCCCGCGTCGGAGCCGCTAGCGTCGGCGCCCATTGCCGCCGCACCGCCGCAGGAAGCGCCCGAGCATAAGCACGTGACGCCCAGGCCTATCTATCGGCCGCCGCCCAAACCTCACCCCGCCCCGCCGCCCGCGGCGGCGCGGCCCGCTGCCCCGCCGCCGCTGATCACCACGCGCGCGCTCGCACCCAACGACGCGCACGGCCTGCTCGACGCGCGCGTGCAGCGCCCGGACGGCAAAGTCATCGGCCGCGCCATCGACATGTTCGTCGATGCGGCAGGCAAACCGCGCGAGATGCTCGTCAATCTCGCTGGCTTCATGGGAATCGGCGATCGCAAGATGCGCTTTCCGTGGACCGACTTCCGCTTCGATGCCACCCAGCGCAAGGCGCCGATCACGCTCGCGATCCCGCCCGGCGAGCCGCCCGCGGCGGCTTCGTCCCACGCTAAGGACAAGGCCACCGGCAATTCCGGCGGAGCGGGCGCGAACGATGCTCGTCTGCTCGGCGTGATCGATGCCACCGCCGAGCGTGGCAACGGCGCACGCGTCGGCCGAGTGGTGGACGTGTTGATCGACAATCGCGGCGAGCCGCAGGCTGCCGTCGTTGACGTGGGCAGTCTCATCCATGAGCGGCGCAGCATCGCCGCCGATTGGTCGGCGCTGCGGTTCGTGCCGAAAGACAACGCGCTTTCACTGCAAACCGATCTGTCCGACGCGCAAGTGAATGCGGCGCCGCCCTATGCGCCGAATCAACCGGTTCGGGCCGTCGCGCCGGCGGCAGCCGACGCCGCGGCTTCGGCTGGCCATCCCACAAGGTGACGAACGCGCAGATGGCAATTTCCCGGAGTCTTCGCGCGCTCGACTGGCTGAACTTCTTTCTCGCCAACGTACAGACGGGGTTCGGACCGTTCATCGCGTCGTACCTGACCGCCAATAAGTGGACGCAAGGCGAGATCGGCGTCGCGTTGAGCGTCGGCACCGCCACGGCGATGGTGAGCCAAGTGCCGGCCGGCGCGCTCATCGACGCACTGCGCAACAAGAAGGGCGCGGGAGCCGCCGCGATCGTTGCGATCGCGGCGTGCGCGCTGCTGCTCGCGGCAAGTCCTACGCTGCTCCCCGTGCTCGCCGCCGAACTCTTCCACGGATTCGCGAGCTGCATGCTGACGCCTGCGATCGCCGCCATTTCCTTAGCGCTCGTCGGACGCCACGCATTGGGCGACCGGCTCGGCCGCAACGCGCGCTTCGCCTCGATAGGGAGCGCCTTCGCGGCCGCGGCGATGGGAGCGTTCGGCGAATATTCGTCGGCGCGCGCCGTGTTCTGGCTGACAGCGGCCTTGACGGTGCCGGCGCTGATCGCGCTGTCGATGATCGAGGATACGGGCCGCACCGCGTTCGGCGCCTTGCGGAAACCCGCCGCGCCGGAGACACCACGCGCAAGTCTGCCAGCAACGTCCGAGCATCGCGAAAGCATCGGCTCGCTGCTGCGCGATCGGCGCGTGCTCATCTTCGCCGCGTGTATCGCCCTGTTCCATCTGTCGAATGCGGCAATGCTCAACCTCGCGGCAGGCGAAGTAACCGCGCATATGAGCGATAACGTCCAACTCGTCATCGCCGCTTGCATCATCGTCCCGCAAATGGTGGTAGCGGCGATGTCGCCTTGGGTCGGACGATCGGCCGAGCGCTGGGGGCGCCGCCCGCTGCTGGTGTTCGGGTTTGCCGCGTTACCCGTGCGCGCGCTGCTGTTTGCCGGTGTTTCGAGCCCTTATCTGCTCGTGCCGGTGCAGCTTTTAGACGGCATCAGCGCGGCCGTCTTCGGCGTCATGCTGCCGCTGATCGCAGCCGACGTCGCAGGCGGGAAAGGGCACTACAACCTTTGCATCGGGGTATTCGGGCTCACTGCGGGTATCGGCGCAACGCTGAGCACGCTCGCCGCGGGGTTCATCTCGGACCGTTTCGGCAACACGATCAGCTTCATGGCGTTGGCCGCGGCCGGCGCCCTCGCGGTCCTGCTCGTATGGGCCGCGCTGCCCGAAACGCGTGACGCGGGCGAGGCCGATTCGCCCGAGCAGGCCCACGAGCCGTCGACGACATAACGCGCCGCACGCAACGCGAGCCCAGCGCTTGCCGCCTAATCGCAATCTCCGGACAAGTACTTGCGACCGTCGCAGGTGATTTCGATGACGCCGTTGCCGTTCTCGTCGGCCAGGCCCGCACCGAGCAACTCGGCGGCAATCGATGTCGAGACGAGCGGCGGCGCCTGGCCGATGCCGACGTCGTTCAGGCGCCGCAGCGCCTCGACCGCCTCGGGACTCAAGGATTTGGACATGGCCCTCTCCTTTTCGCGTGCAATCGCTGATTCAATGTAGCACTTTCGGAGCGATTCGCCGATTGCGGCGCCGCACTGAACGGGCGTTTGCAGCAAGCCCGCCTATAATGTCGCTCGTTCCGATTTCGCGAGCCGGCACGGGCGCCGGTTGCACGCCGCGCCGGCCGCCTACGTCCGTTCGCCCCGCACTCCATGCAAAAAATCATTCTGCCTTTTGTCTCGGGATTTCTCGCAGCGCTGTTTTTTCGCGAAGGCACGCTCGGCTTGCTTCACGCGGCGGGCTTGATCGGCGCGACCGGCTTTTCGACGGACCCGTTCACGCCACTCGGCATGCCCGAATTCATTGCGAATGCAATCTGGAGCGCGGCCTGGGCTGTGCTGATGGCGTGGTTGCTGCGCGTCGCGCCCGAGCGCGCGGCGCCGTGGGTGCAAGCGTTCGTGTTCGGCGGCATCGTCCTCACGGCGGCGCGCATCTTCGTCGTCGATCCGGCGCGCGGTATCTGGCCAAGCGGCAACATGCTGCCGCGCCTCGCCGTCGGGTTCGCGGCAAACGCCGTTTGGGGCTGGGGCGCACTCGTGTTCATGCGCGCATTCATGAGCCCTTCGGAAGAGCAGTCCTGACGATCTCCTGACCATCCCGGCCTCGGCCCGACCATGAAGAAGCGCGTCGCGCCCCGGGGAAAACGGACCGAATGGATAAGCCGGCCTTCCTACCCGGCCAAATCTCGCAACGGATGCGTGTCGGGTGTCCACGGGCTGACGAACATGTGTTCCACCTCGGCGCGCGTCACATCCTCGATGTGCGCAATTCGCCACACGGGGCGATCGTCCTTGTCGATGATGCGTGCGCGCACGCCCTCCACGACATCTCCATGATCGAAAATCGAGCGCGTCAGATCTAGATCGCGCCGCAGGCAATCGGACATCGGCCCTTCCGCGCGCGCAACCACCTCGAGCGACACGGCCATCGACAGCGGCGAGCGCTCGCGCATCACGCGAATCGTCTCCTGCGCCCATTCGCGCGCGCCGGGCTCCGTCTCTGCCTCGAGCGACGCAACGATACTGGCAACGTCGGGCTGCGCGAAGTGCCGGTCGATCCACGGCCGCGTGGCGGCGAGCGAAAGCGCACCGTCTCGGCCACCTGCGCCCGGCTGGCCGACCGGCGCCGATCGGCTCGCGAATCGCTCGACGCAGGCGAGGACGTCGGGCGTGTCGGCAAGCTGCGCCGCGGCAAGCGCCTCCATCAGCGCCGGGATGGCCGAGGTGTCGAGATAGGCATCGGCCAGCCCCGCATAGAGCGCGTCGGCCGCATCGACCGTCGCCCCCGTGACGGCCAGGTAACGCCCGATCGCGCCTGGTGTACGTGCGAGGAACCAGCCCGCGCCGACGTCGGGAAATAGGCCAATGCGCGTCTCGGGCATGGCCATCTTCGTCGTCTCGCTGACGATACGCAGTCCGCCCGTGCGATGCGCGCCTTGCGAAATACCCATGCCCCCGCCCATGACGACGCCTTGCATGAGCGCGATGTACGGTTTGCCGTAAGTAAAAATCGCGTGATCGAGCGCGTATTCCTCGGTGAAGAATGCATCGCGCGCCGCGACATCGCCGCGCCGTCCCGCCTCATAGAAGTAGCGAACGTCGCCACCGGCGCAGAACGCTCGCGGATGCACGCTGTAGGCGACGACGGCGAGCACGCGCGGATCATTGCGCCAGGCGTCGAGCGCCGCATGCATCGCGCGAATCATCGGAAGAGACAGCGCGTTGAGCGCCTGCGGCCGATTCAACTCGATGTAACCGATGCGGTTGTCGACACGGGTGCGCACCTCGTCGCATGCGGTAAGAATCGATTCAGGCGTAGACATGGGCGGCAAAATAGATACGGTCAAAAACGCACAAGGTAGCATGAGCACACGTCGTGCGGGAGCCGGTCCGTCAAGCCCGATTCTTGCCCGATTCTTGCTGCGATTCCTACTACCTCAGTGTCGGTAAGACAACAGCAAGATTTCGAGCGACTGCCTTCATGGACAAATACTTTTTAGACGACCGCCCCGTTCCGGAACCCGACGCGTCCACCGTGTGGTTCGACTACGCCGAGCGCAACGGCATCGACGTGTCACGCGCCATCAGTCTGTGGGAAGACGCCGCCACGCCGGAGGGCGAAACCGGCAGACACGCCGTCGCGCAGGCGGGCATCCGCGTGCTGGTCGATCAAGGACGCAACCGTAAGACGTGACTCGGATCGCCCGCCCCGTCAATGCGCCTGCATCTTCGAGAAGAGATTGAGCACGACGACACCGGCCACGATCAACGATAGTCCGGCCATGGCGGCGAAATCCGGCACCTGACGATAGAGCACCATCGCCACCAGCGTGATGAGCACGATGCCGACCCCGGACCAAATCGCATAGACGATACCGACGGGCATCGTCTTGAGTGTCATCGACAAGCAATAGAAGGCGAGCGCGTACCCGGCGACGACGACGAGCGCCGGCGCCAGCCGCGTGAAACCCTCC
The sequence above is a segment of the Trinickia acidisoli genome. Coding sequences within it:
- the dusA gene encoding tRNA dihydrouridine(20/20a) synthase DusA, whose protein sequence is MPLHPQASPRRVSVAPMMDWTDRHCRYFHRLISRHTWLYTEMVTTGALLFGDVARHLAFTAEEAPVALQLGGSEPGDLARAAKLGEQWGYDEINLNCGCPSERVQRGAFGACLMNEPQLVADCVRAMRDAVSVPVTVKHRIGVDAVEDYSFVRDFVGTIAEAGCEVFIVHARNAILKGLSPKENREIPPLKYDYAYRLKRDFPSLEIIINGGIKTLDEVELHLQHVDGVMLGREAYHNPFVLAEVDARFYGGDPAKSREEMEAALIDYCATELARGTFLGAVTRHALGLYRGVSGARGWRRVLSDSKRLAAGDLAIFDEARSHLRESSEIIG
- a CDS encoding PRC-barrel domain containing protein → MSDGISRQRLAGRVLLVLLLSMLAGCSTWFARPPAPQPEQPPPEPAPAEEAPPAPASEPLASAPIAAAPPQEAPEHKHVTPRPIYRPPPKPHPAPPPAAARPAAPPPLITTRALAPNDAHGLLDARVQRPDGKVIGRAIDMFVDAAGKPREMLVNLAGFMGIGDRKMRFPWTDFRFDATQRKAPITLAIPPGEPPAAASSHAKDKATGNSGGAGANDARLLGVIDATAERGNGARVGRVVDVLIDNRGEPQAAVVDVGSLIHERRSIAADWSALRFVPKDNALSLQTDLSDAQVNAAPPYAPNQPVRAVAPAAADAAASAGHPTR
- a CDS encoding MFS transporter, whose amino-acid sequence is MAISRSLRALDWLNFFLANVQTGFGPFIASYLTANKWTQGEIGVALSVGTATAMVSQVPAGALIDALRNKKGAGAAAIVAIAACALLLAASPTLLPVLAAELFHGFASCMLTPAIAAISLALVGRHALGDRLGRNARFASIGSAFAAAAMGAFGEYSSARAVFWLTAALTVPALIALSMIEDTGRTAFGALRKPAAPETPRASLPATSEHRESIGSLLRDRRVLIFAACIALFHLSNAAMLNLAAGEVTAHMSDNVQLVIAACIIVPQMVVAAMSPWVGRSAERWGRRPLLVFGFAALPVRALLFAGVSSPYLLVPVQLLDGISAAVFGVMLPLIAADVAGGKGHYNLCIGVFGLTAGIGATLSTLAAGFISDRFGNTISFMALAAAGALAVLLVWAALPETRDAGEADSPEQAHEPSTT
- a CDS encoding enoyl-CoA hydratase/isomerase family protein, translated to MSTPESILTACDEVRTRVDNRIGYIELNRPQALNALSLPMIRAMHAALDAWRNDPRVLAVVAYSVHPRAFCAGGDVRYFYEAGRRGDVAARDAFFTEEYALDHAIFTYGKPYIALMQGVVMGGGMGISQGAHRTGGLRIVSETTKMAMPETRIGLFPDVGAGWFLARTPGAIGRYLAVTGATVDAADALYAGLADAYLDTSAIPALMEALAAAQLADTPDVLACVERFASRSAPVGQPGAGGRDGALSLAATRPWIDRHFAQPDVASIVASLEAETEPGAREWAQETIRVMRERSPLSMAVSLEVVARAEGPMSDCLRRDLDLTRSIFDHGDVVEGVRARIIDKDDRPVWRIAHIEDVTRAEVEHMFVSPWTPDTHPLRDLAG
- a CDS encoding DMT family transporter — protein: MRGSGYVWLAIAIVAEVIGTSALRASEGFTRLAPALVVVAGYALAFYCLSMTLKTMPVGIVYAIWSGVGIVLITLVAMVLYRQVPDFAAMAGLSLIVAGVVVLNLFSKMQAH